A stretch of DNA from Mugil cephalus isolate CIBA_MC_2020 chromosome 12, CIBA_Mcephalus_1.1, whole genome shotgun sequence:
agaTACAATAAAAGCATCCAGTAGGAAGGACTGGCGGCACTTTAAAACTGTGAACATTAAACAATAGTGCAAATGTGTCTATGAAGTGTAGGTGGACTTGACTGTCATCTTCCAGTTAGCCTATTGGTGCTTTCCACCTCAGAGTACATGAAGAGCCGCAGCAGAGCAAGTATGAACCCATGACTCACCTGTGGTTTCTGTGGAAGAAGCACTGGCTGCTGAACACAGCAACAGAATATAACCGTGGAAAAGTGAATTCTTTCAGCAAGACTGGACTCTGAACATGTAGGAAAGCAGCGTAATCATTTGCTAAAATACAACACTGATTAAAGCCTACATGATTTAAAAAGATATTGCaataattgtgtgttttattaaattcaaaACCTATGGGTACCATGTAGAAGTGTCTTAATGTTAtgtaatgtgataatgtgtctgaatcagcagatagatagatagatagatagatagatagatagatagatagatagatagatagatagatagatagatagatagatagatagatagatagatagatagatagatagatagatagatagatagatagatagatcacaGAACTGCACTGAATCTACCTGTCACCTTTTTACTGTGTACCCTGCTCACCTtgcacatatgacacatttctatggttgctgccattattagtactATATACTgttcttattattatatactgttattatactggtattattatacattattattatatattatatgattATATTATATGCTATATATACCATACTACTATAATATGCTAtttagttacaataacattaccatcatatcatcagtcTTACTGAGATCATCAACCACTGCACCATATCTacctatgtatcttgtgttttttgcaatatataatatgtacacgtgtataaatatatgtatatatatatacacaatatacacaagatatgatatatatatgatatatagtataggtataatatatgcatataagtacATTAGTTTtatctaatggtctaaataaatgtttacatttgtttaccacttaaggacaaGGGACCATAACTAGATTGACCTTGAGTTTGTAGATTAAAACGAAAACTTTTGAAACAAATCACAAAGTAACACActacaataacactctagggttgaaatttgGTAAGTCCAAGTATTTCgctgagtgccctataaagggttaatcaTTGCAACTTTTTATAACTTGATAAGAAACACTGACGATAACAAATTCTACCTTGACTGCCATGACTCAGTTCAAGTGAAGCTGCAGTAAAAGAGAGAGTGGTTCTGATGTGGAGGGCTTATATGTTGTCATACACCACATGATTTACAAGAAGCCTGGGTTAGTTATGAGAGGGTTTTTTATAAATCACATGATTAATCACGTGCAGTTTATGATGGAATGACTTAAATAAAAACCCTACAATCCAGAAAATTACTGCAAGTGAAAGTGGGAGGTCGCTGTATAAGAGAGGCACTTACCAGCTGAGCAGCTTCACTTTGTCctctgcagcagaagcagccGTGGCTCTAAAGCAAAGGTAGGAACCCAGAAACTCAGAACACTAGTGTTGTTGGAGTGCagctttgaaatgaaaatagtataagttttgtatgtgtgtgcatgcaatCTCTTCTGCTTTATGTGAAGACTGTTGGATGTAGGCACATATTGTTTGCTTTTCTCATTTCACagacaaacactaaaacacattGGCAACAGGTCGCAGATAAGGAAGCTGCTGTTTAGCTGACGATTACTCGATTACTAATTAGGATATATTTGGCACAAATAAGTCTTAAGaatcttttctctgctgtgtctttttttttcttcttggtcCTCAGATTAAATCATGGAACAAACATTTCCAGGTAAGACGCCCAATCAGATCACGttgaaataatcatttttatttcatgtaatcAACGTGTTCTTATACTTGAGTTACAATAGTGTCACTGGACTGCATTTCATGTTTAAACATCCAGCCTTCAATATTTCACacattatattcatatataGTTGATATACTCAAGTGTCAGTTTCCGCAGGTGGCCACATTTCATCTGGACAATCAACCCAGCAGGTTAGTTAACCTACTCCACCACACCTGTTAAGACTCATTTAAGGTGCCGCTTGACTAGACCCCGTGACTTAAACATGTAGCCTATACAGGTGTGAATTATTTATGcttgtgtgctcgtcagtctggcttaCTCtctaacaacaccacccaaacactagtcagcgctgtgCCAGTTGGCTTCTTTCTTTGGgttatttctggggaggtgcatgtcaccTAATACTTAAGGGTCTGAGCTGTCACCATAACTACAGCATCTGCACTCATGGAACCAAGGTTACAACAATATGTGTCTTTAAGATAAGATCATGATATAAAAATCACTCGATTGCTTCCACCAGGCTCAATGAGTGAGATAGAGAGTGAATGAAGAGAGGAGAGGTTGTAACTAAGAAATGAGTCCtagaaacattattttattgttgttaacTTACAAATGAGTATACCCACACACATTTAGCACAGGACCAAAGTTTAAGCTCTGTTCCTTCAACATCACTAATGGACTGTTCCTCTGAATCTCAGTTATtcatgtctatatatatattgcatccATCTATGTTTAGGGCTGTTCTACTGTCATTCACTGATAATCAACAATGATAAATTCCTCCTTAAAACACTCAACACCCTCATGAATATGTATGGTCTTAACTTTCAGCAGCTGAATCAACAGAACGTTCCATCTGAACTTGTGGCTGGTATGTACCAAGTCATTAATGTTACTTctattttaaggttttaaattcagattttaaGTTTCCACTGTTGtgaaacacacctgaagagTCTAAAGAGACTTTTGGACCATGAAGTATTATGATTGTTGTGCAAATTGTCTTTAATAAATCTTAATCTTGACAGCCAAAGATTTTTACTACATTTCTCTGATGATTGTTGAACTTTGTCTCAGTCAAAGATCATGAAACATACAACAGCCTTTAAAAACTGttacgctctctctctctctctgtctaaaacaaaaacaaagtggatttgtttgattgttcttaaagatgtttcaccacaaTATgtcatgacctgaatgactgagaataTTTATAGATGTGTTCTTTCTCTGTAGCTGCCAACACTTTGAAGAAGTACTATGATCAGCGCCACACAGACCCTAATATCCAGAGCTTCTTTGAGGATTTGTTTGCAAGAGCTCTGGGCCTTAACGCAGATACAGGTGTGTTCAAGAGTGAAGGAACTCTCACGTGACTCTGAATATCATCAGCTCTGTGATCAAGCAATTTACCTTGGACCATAGCGTGCCTTTATGTACCAGTGTAAATTAAAATCAGTGCAGTGCATACTGTATACATAGGGTTAGTCAAGTCAGTACATGCTGAATACTGACTGAAGTTTCTTTTGCTGCTTTAGCTTCATCGTCAAGAAGTCAGAAGAAGTTCAGCCGTGGAGGTGAGAGAGCGTCTCAGCTGAGATGAAAATGAAGATCACAATGATTCCATCTTCAtgctttgtcttttattttgttggatGGATGCACAGTTAAGGTCCACACAGTCACTACAGGGGAAACGTTTGGGGCTGATCAAGTTCTGCTGAGACGAGTGAACTGTGAGGAGTTACTGCTGGAGAGAACAGACCGGCAGAGATGTGACGTCATCATTCTTTTCTGTCCAATCATCAGTCGTGTTGGTTCAGATGTGGATGCAGCCATGAGTGGGATGTCAGGTAACACAAAGCTTGGTCACATAGTTCtatctgtgtttgtgatgttcTGGCCATTTTCCTTTCATTAGAAGGAGGCAATGTGAGAATTCACTCccatttttctgagaaaatCCAAGCGCctactcttctctctctcatcacAGCGGCCACAGTTTTCAATGTCCATGCGCAGAACAAACATTACAGAAACATTAATTGAACAATATGTTAATTTTCCGAGTACAACCAGTTGTTGCCGAGATATAAGCAGTTGTTCAGGTACAATATCAGGTACAATATTTTTACCTATCCTTCACTCGGTGGGTGGTGGCAGCAGTTGTTGGCCCTGGTAGCTGTGGCAACAGAAGTTTGACGAGCAGCCACATGAGGGGCCTCACACAGTCTGCTAAAAAGGTTTTGATCCCATCAGACCTTAACAGGAGTTAAGGTCTGATGGGTCTCTAGTTTCCCTGTAAACaacctccttttccttttctttcttcttgtatCAGCAGGTGGTAAACCAGTCATTCTGGTTCTGATGCACCACACACGCAAAGTGAACTACTCAACACCTGAGAAGAACTGGTCTGAAACCTTTGAGAACGTTGTCCTGGATGTTGACGTTCTCTACCACGAGACTGTGAGAGGATTATTGGAATGTCCAAAAAACCAGGAGACTGTCaatcaaatacaaagacagttACTGAAATACAGTGGTACTGTCTATAGGTCTGAGAAGTCCAGTATCCAGTCCACGAAATCCTCTTCGTGTTGCATTACTTAATAACACACTTGTGATTGTGACAGTAGCAGCATTGCTGTTCGAGTATTTGTTCAGCTGagcagcaacaataacaaaatatacagtctaaatgataaatgatcatTATGTTCTTTATTAGTGTTTCGTTTCATCTTTGtaatttgtttacattttctgacaaatgtaaacattaaaaaaaattattttttcccatAAATGCAGCTGTATTCCTTAtaagggagggagaaagacacCACAGTGTTAGTGTAGTTGTCAGTGACATGTTGTCCTGTGTCCCATCGAGCACTGCTGCCCAAATCAAGCTGACGGCAAAATCGCCACCAACTCTtctcatatatttttatataaaggCAGTGTTGTTTTcgtcttgtttttttcaatcTGCAGACACTGCAGTGTAATTTTAATGCGATTCTGGGATAAATTATGAGTCCTGCCCTCTCACATGAATTGGCAGACAACTTATCTCAGgaacacatgttcacatgttCAGTCTTAGTCTTAGTGCTGCTTTTGAACATCTGTCtctatttcactttaatttgaagtttcagaaaataaatgttgtttttccaatAGCCAAACACAAGGGTCTTGTATTTTTTGCTTAAGCTATGCTGcctcttttatttctctgtaatGACAAAGGTCTAAATGATGAAGGACATCACAGCAAGCTGATATCCAACCCTGGACAAGAACATGGACAAGTGCACAAGAGCTAAGAGTGCTGTGTCAATGCAGCCTGTAACATGGATTCAAACTTCTGCTACATATAGTGTATAAACTAAATCAAACTAGTTTAAAGTGAGAAAAGTCCTgattactactactacacaatgATGCATTCAATTGCTGCCAAAACTTAGTTGCAGCTTGACTTTTCGTCAGCTATAACTATGAAAGATAAAAAggattaaaatgtgacaacacTAATTAGCATTTTTGTCTGATAAAGACTAAATCAATAATTGGCTTAACTGGCTGCATGCAATGACTACTGGTTACGTGTCATATCTCAAAGCATTccttacttataggttattacaCAATTCATATTCATTCAACACAAATGAGCAATGGGTGTACCCAGTGGTttgcaaaaaaagcaaatggacagacagacagatagacagatagatagatagatagatagatagatagatagatagatagatagatagatagatagatagatagatagtttgGACACACTacgaaaataataaaataaaactaaactaaaccaaacatTATATTGCAATGACTTTACTGTCAAGACtgtacttgtggttcctagagtttgggaggtagagccttcagttatcaggTTCCTCTCCTGTGTatccagctcccagtttgggttcaggaggcagagtccctctctacttttaaggtcaggcttaagactttcctttttgacaaagcttatagttagtgATGGagttaaccatcccttagtatcccttattaatataatataatataatataatataatataatataatataatataatataatatagtgAACTCTGTAAATCATGGCAGGCATCACCACAGctgtttaatttaagtttaatttgTCAGAAGCTTATCACTAAGTAGAGGGCGCTAAACAGTACTTGGCCATTAAcactaccaccactactaccactcagtgcgtttacatgcacgtgaaaaaaaaaaaaaaaaaaaaaaaattattgtcttaatcggactataacaggagaacttaagtgcatgtaaacacgttagcCCAACACAGCCCAGATCTTACCAGCACCAGAaatagcgcgaacattacgtacaagattaaaaaatgtacaattatccgtctggttgttgtttgagatgccggtccgccgcatgaacgactctagtttattataacattagtagtattaacccgctgaaaagacacgtatcgccacctagcgTGGAAGacgagaacagttattcgattttcttgcgctgcatgtaaactgggacaaggactgtagtcagaaagtcgaactTTGAGCATaactcgattaagctctgcatgtaaacgcactgaagtCAAGTCATGTGTGAAACGACGGTTCCGTGGGAGAGAATACATCTCGATTCTTTGGTGACTGACAATGGACCTCAATTTATCTCAGGTGAATTTAAGTCATTCCTTAGGCTGAATGCAGTCAAATATGTCAAAACTCCAGCTCATCACAGCTTCAAATGGGTTGGCTGAAAGACTGGTTCGAGACTTTTTGAAGTTTTGAACCACTTTTTGTAGTTTGCTAAGCAGTTGGTGGCATGTCACTGCAGCAGCGCATTGGGAACGTTTTATTTAGCTACTGAAACATGCCACACACAACTaccaagaaaacaccagcagagCTGTTTTTGAAAAGACAGGTCAGTACCAGATAACAGAGTGTATTCCAAACCAGTCAGATAGCAACAGAAAGTCAGGTCTTCCTCTGTAGGTCAGACAGTGCTTGTAAAAAACTACAGGGGAGGGGAGAGGTGGTTGGATGGTGTTACTGACATTACtttgatgatgtttttgtgttctaACAGATATGGTGAATGTAAATGGAACATGTGTGAAAAGACATGTACATGAGATGCTTGATGCAAAGAAAAAGCATGTGACACCAGAACAGACTGTAACAAACAAATTTCCTGACAGATGAGAACCCTGTGCCTCAATTTCTTAAATGGTCATATGCCACCATCTAGTGGACATATGGTGGTAACAGATAATATTATACTGTCTCCTGTGGAATCGGACCTTTCCAGAAATGGTCGACATGACTTGCTGACTGATTTCTATTGGGAGTTACAGATGTGCACACCGGCAATATGGAGAAAATATTAATGTCCAAAGTTTGGGTCATGTGTTCATGATCCTCCTGTAGTGGGAATCAGAAGTACTTTGTTGCCATATTCCCTTTGAAgatgtaaaaacacaatttagCACACTTTGGATGTGTTGGTAATTCAAATGACCAACTGGAGAATCAGCTTGGTACAATTTTTACTAAAACCTTCGAACATGTGTGCTTTGTGGCATTTCTAAACTCCTGGTACTGTGATAGTCGAGGCTGAATGAGTTCAGTATCACCTCTGTGCTCATCATGATCATGTTATTACGGGGGATTTCTACAGTctaatcaataataaatattagGCAAGTTTTCAAATATACATTTCTTCTTTACTTAACACAAATTAATCATAAACcttcaaagaagaacaaacaaaataacttgATTCTAGTAGAAGTTGTCTCTGAGCCATAGTTAAGGCTAGACTTTTCTGCTTACCATTATTATGAATCATCATTATGTTTACTTAGCATTGTCTTGCTgctttttcttgctttttctctttttattattttatttttattgattatgattatgagcACCATTGCTATGCATTCTACATGTAGTGTGATTGAGTTGTGTCAGGGAGGGGTCATTGAATCAGAGCACATTACCACTGTAAGCTGCAGTTGAAGGCTGATAAACTTTACAGTGACGGCCTGGAACCAAAGTTATGTCCTGTCTTGCTTGTTGATACACAAAGTATACAAAGGAAAACTCTGAATTCTGAATTCTGAAAGATCAGATTGATATTAGTTTTCAAATCACACAAATGGTTCTAAATCAGTGGTTaccaaaaacactaaaaaagagTCATTCTCAAAATCATCCTCACTTTTGCAAAGTACTGTTCAGATTTTCCTCCACCTATCACCCATCCATAGATGCACGTGTCCATATGTAACCGGTGTACAATGTTGTCAAGCAAATacctcaaataaaaacaaatgttctaAAAACAACAAGGTGTTAACAGTTTTCCCTCTGGAAATAACTGGAGATTCAAATCAATTATCATCACATGTtatgtcttcattcattttaataagacacttttacattttgttaGACCTTCATCATCTGAAACGTTGTTCcataattacacattttactTCAGGTATGTTTGTTTTAACTCTACACTACACATTTATAtgtgaagatgaaacaaaacactaaTATAGAACATAagtatcatttatcatttagacTGTGTATTTCATTATTGTTGCTGCTCAGCTGAAAAAATACATGAACAGCAATGCTCCTACTGTCACCATCACAAGTGTGTTATTAAGTAATGCAACACGAAGAGGATTTTTCGGAGAACGTGGACTGGATACTGGACTTCTCAGACCTATAGACAGTACCACTGTATTTCAGTAACTGTCCTCGTATTTGATTGACAGTCTCCTGGTTTTTTGGACATTCCAATAATCCTTTCACAGTCTCGTGGTAGAGAACGTCAACATCCAGGACAACGTTCCCAAAGGTTTCAGACCAGTTCTTCTCAGGTGTTGAGTAGTCCGCTTTGCGTGTGTGGTGCATCAGAACCAGAATGACTGGTTTACCACCTGCTGATACtagaagaaaggaaatgaaaaggaggTGAAGCTGGACTCCATGACAGGAGGAACATGATATTATCCTTAGATTATCTGTCATCTGAATTAAACTCagtttttgtgtaaaaatgaTTTGCATCTAGGTGGTTTCAGAAGAGCTCTGTCCACAGTGAAAGACCGGGACCAGTTAAAGCCTGAAGCCCTGAGATGTTTCCAGGCTGTTTGCCCCTATTACCTAGTCAGAGTGGGCTTTAGAAATctcaaattcaattaaattctgAAATTATCCTGCCTAAGGCCAGCCAGGTATAAAACGGAGAAGAGACGTTAGAGAAGTGAGATAAACATGTGATTAAGTCAAACAGCAagttacagtttttctcaaaacACTTGctaaaacacaatttctgaaaccttgtttcatttcctcaaaacattaaacacaaaatctCAGCTTCAAGCACTATttacaaaacagttttatttgtgctcaAAATCAAACTTTCACCTCAAAACAGTTTTACCTGTgctcaaaaccaaacactgctctCAAATCATAAACAAAGTGATCAAAATTATATACACTATCAAGCAGTCAGCAAACCGTCCAGGTGGGTCAGCTCTCAGCCAGCTTCTTGTAACGGCTTTCTTAGGATTTTGAACAGGTATAAGTCTTCTTTACCTATTACATCATCTGGTATCAGTCCTTGATATATATACTGAGGATCATTAGGAATATTATATCAAAAAATTTCACCCATGGCTCTGAAATCTCCCTCCCAAAATGGTTGTATTTTCATACATGACCAAAATATATAAGAATGGTTGGCATTCAGTTGCCCACAGTTCCTccaacagtgttgttgttggcttaattgtttatttttaatttttggtgtaataaaaaaatgtgttaagttTTTCCAACTGAACTCCCTCCATTTTTTAGAGCTTGCTGAAGTGTGTTGGGTCTTAAATAGGGACTGCCAATCTCTCACAGACAACTCAATATTGACTTCTTTTTCCCATTTCACTTTTATATACATTGTATTTCTTCCCTGTTGCTTCAATAAACCTTGTACAGTTTAGAGACAATTCTTGAAGGAGTTTGCTTGAACGCATCTGTTAACACTTCAATCACTTCATTCCCTTCCAATGAGATTTCCTTCTTAATTTCTGTCTCATAAAAGTGTCTTAATTGAAGGTATCTATCTAAATCTCCATTTTTGCAATCCAAGCTCATTTTTAAGTTGtctaaatgatttaaaatgttgcttATCTACCAGTGTACATGTA
This window harbors:
- the LOC125017696 gene encoding uncharacterized protein LOC125017696 isoform X2; this translates as MEQTFPVSAGGHISSGQSTQQLNQQNVPSELVAAANTLKKYYDQRHTDPNIQSFFEDLFARALGLNADTASSSRSQKKFSRGVKVHTVTTGETFGADQVLLRRVNCEELLLERTDRQRCDVIILFCPIISRVGSDVDAAMSGMSVSAGGKPVILVLMHHTRKVNYSTPEKNWSETFENVVLDVDVLYHETVRGLLECPKNQETVNQIQRQLLKYSGTVYRSEKSSIQSTKSSSCCIT
- the LOC125017696 gene encoding uncharacterized protein LOC125017696 isoform X3, with product MEQTFPGGHISSGQSTQQQLNQQNVPSELVAAANTLKKYYDQRHTDPNIQSFFEDLFARALGLNADTASSSRSQKKFSRGVKVHTVTTGETFGADQVLLRRVNCEELLLERTDRQRCDVIILFCPIISRVGSDVDAAMSGMSVSAGGKPVILVLMHHTRKVNYSTPEKNWSETFENVVLDVDVLYHETVRGLLECPKNQETVNQIQRQLLKYSGTVYRSEKSSIQSTKSSSCCIT
- the LOC125017696 gene encoding uncharacterized protein LOC125017696 isoform X1, whose translation is MEQTFPVSAGGHISSGQSTQQQLNQQNVPSELVAAANTLKKYYDQRHTDPNIQSFFEDLFARALGLNADTASSSRSQKKFSRGVKVHTVTTGETFGADQVLLRRVNCEELLLERTDRQRCDVIILFCPIISRVGSDVDAAMSGMSVSAGGKPVILVLMHHTRKVNYSTPEKNWSETFENVVLDVDVLYHETVRGLLECPKNQETVNQIQRQLLKYSGTVYRSEKSSIQSTKSSSCCIT
- the LOC125017696 gene encoding uncharacterized protein LOC125017696 isoform X4, which produces MEQTFPVSAGGHISSGQSTQQQLNQQNVPSELVAAANTLKKYYDQRHTDPNIQSFFEDLFARALGLNADTASSSRSQKKFSRGVKVHTVTTGETFGADQVLLRRVNCEELLLERTDRQRCDVIILFCPIISRVGSDVDAAMSGMSGGKPVILVLMHHTRKVNYSTPEKNWSETFENVVLDVDVLYHETVRGLLECPKNQETVNQIQRQLLKYSGTVYRSEKSSIQSTKSSSCCIT
- the LOC125017696 gene encoding uncharacterized protein LOC125017696 isoform X5 gives rise to the protein MEQTFPGGHISSGQSTQQLNQQNVPSELVAAANTLKKYYDQRHTDPNIQSFFEDLFARALGLNADTASSSRSQKKFSRGVKVHTVTTGETFGADQVLLRRVNCEELLLERTDRQRCDVIILFCPIISRVGSDVDAAMSGMSVSAGGKPVILVLMHHTRKVNYSTPEKNWSETFENVVLDVDVLYHETVRGLLECPKNQETVNQIQRQLLKYSGTVYRSEKSSIQSTKSSSCCIT